A segment of the Gallaecimonas xiamenensis 3-C-1 genome:
CATGGTCATGGTAAGGATCACCCCCAACAGCCCCGGCACTATGTTGACCACGGTGCGCTGCTCGGGGTTGAAGTACTGCACCAGCTCCAGGCTGGGGGCGGGCCTGGTAGCCGCCTGCCCTGTGACTTCCTCCAGTGGCATCTGCCGAAGGGCCTTGATGGCGGAGGCCACCAGGGTGTCGGAGCCGTCCACCAGCCACTGGCCAAGGGGCCTTGAAAAAGCGGTGCTCTGTTGCTGGTACTGTAATAGCCGCTGGCCAAAATCGGCAGGCAGATACAGCACAGCCTTGATGTCGCCTCGGGTCAGGGCGGCTTCGGCCTCGGTGGCACTGTAATAGCGTTTGTCAAAGTCCACCACCTGGGTGGCCTCCACCGCCTGGACCAGGGCGCGGCTGTAGCTGGTCTGGCTCATGTCCACCAGCCCGGCCGGCAGGTGGCGCACGTCGGTGTTGATGGCATAGCCAAACAGCATCAGCTGCACCAGGGGGATCATCACTATCATGCCGAAGGTGAGCCTGTCCCTGGCCAGCTGCTTGAGCTCCTTGATAAGGATGGCGCCTATCCTAAGCCACATGGCGGCCTCCGGTGCTGGTGACAAAGACGTCTTCCAGGCTGGGCCTGACTTCGGCCAGGGTTCGCTGCCCTACCCTGGGCTTGAGCCAGGCCAAAGGGTCGCCGATGTCCTGGCTGACCAGCACCCTGAGCCGGCTGCCGATTTGGGCCGCCGACAGCACCTGGGGCAACTCTTGCAGTTGCTGCTTTAACTGCCTTAGCCCTTCCCCTGCCACTTCCACCACCCTGGCGCCCATGGCCGCCATCAGCTGGCCCGGGGCGCCGTCGGCCTTTTTCTGGCCCTTTTCCATGATCGCCAGGCCATGGCAGCGCTCCGCCTCGTCCATGTAATGGGTGGACACCAGTATGGTGGTGCCCTGGGCACAGAGGTCGAACAGCCTTTCCCAAAATTCCCGGCGGTTTTGCGGGTCCACCGCCGAAGTGGGTTCGTCCAGGAACAACAGCTCCGGGCTGTGCAGGGTGACGGCGGCCAGGGCCAGGCGCTGCTTTTGGCCGCCGCTCATGGAGCCGGCCATCTGGCGGCGCTGGCCGGCCAGTTCATAAAGCCCCAGCAGTTCGTCGATGCGGCGCTTGGCCCTTTGGCCGGCCAGGCCATAGATCCGCGCCACAAAGGCCAGGTTTTCGTCGACGCTGAGATTGTCGTAGAGGGAGAACTTCTGGGTCATGTAGCCCATGCGGCGGCGCAGGGGCTCTTCGTTTCCGGCCAGGGGCTGGCCCAGCACCTGGATTTGGCCGCTGCTGGGGCGCAGCAGTCCGGTGAGCATGCGGATGGAGGTGGACTTGCCGCAGCCGTTGGGGCCGAGGAAGCCGTAGATGCTGCCCTTGGGAATGGCCAAGTCCAGCTGGTCGACAGCCACCAGGCTGCCAAAGCGGCGGGTCATGCCCTGGGTGTGGATGGCAAGGTCGGTCATGGCAGCACCACTTCCAGGCTAAGGCCGGTGGCAAGATCTGCCCCCTGTGGCCCAAGGTCGATGTCGGTCAGGTACATCAGGCGGCTGCGGTCACGCTCGTTAAGGGCGTAATAAGGGGTAAAGGCCGGTTCCCCGCGAATGCGCCGCACCGTGCCGTCCAGCAGCCCTTCGCTGCCGTCGATCCGGAGCTTAACCTGGCTGCCGGCCTGAAGCTTGCTAAGCTTGCTGGCCGGCAAGTAGGCCCGCACATAGGGCCTTGCCAGGGCCAGCAGGCTCACCAGTTGGCTGCCGGCATTGACCCTGTCCCCTTTGCGCCAAGGCAGCACATCCACCAGGGCCGCCTGGGCGGCCACCAGGGTCAAGTCTGCCAGGGCTTTTTCGGCCTGGGCCAGCTCGGCGCTGGCCGCCGCCACCTGGGCCTGGCCCTGGGCCAGCTGTTCGGCGCGGGTACCGTTATTGAGGGCCAGCAGCTGTTGCTGGGCCGAGTCCAGGCTGGCCCTGGCGCCATCGCGGGCGGCGGTGGCGCTGTCGAGATCTTGGGCGGTCAGCACCTTGTCGGCCACCAGGCGCCGGGTGCGCTGCCATTGGCGCTCGGCCTGCAACAGGCTGGCCTGGGCCCCGGCCACCCTAGCCTTGGCTTCGTCGATGTTTTCCTGGCGCGGCCCTTTGACCAATTCTGCCAAGGCCGCCTGGCTTTGGGCCAACCTGGCCTGGGCCGCGTCCCGCCTGGCCTTGGCGGCGGTGTCGTCAAGGCGCAGCAACACTTGCCCCGGCTGGACCCTGTCCCCTTCGGCCACCGCCACCTCGGCCACCAGTTCGGCGGCGGGGGCCACCAGGGTCAAGCGGTCGCGTTCGACGGTGCCGTAAATGGCGTCCGGCTCCTGGCTACAGCCTGCCAGGGCCAGCAACAGCACACTCAGCATAGCTTTCATCCGGCACGCTCCTGGGGCAGCAGCAGGCCCTTTTCCATCACCTGCACATTGTGGGCAATAAGATCGGTGAGTCCCTGGGGATTGAGGTCCACCCCGAACAGCCGCACCAGGGGTGTTGGCGCTATCAGGGGAAAGACCATCAGGCTGGCAAAGCTGAACTGGGCCAGCTGCGGCTCCACGTCGGGGCGCAGTCGCCCCGAGGCCATCAGGGCCTGGGTCAGCCACTGGCGCGACAGCTGCATGATCTCGCCAAAGAGCCCCATCACCACCTGGTGCAGGGCCGTGCCCTCTTCTTCCTGCAAGACCCGCAGCACCAGCCTGGGCAGGCCGGGGTTGGGCACCATGATGCTGTAGTAGGTCTGCATCAGGCTGGCCAAATCCAGGGGAAACTGGGGTTTGGGCTGCTGGCGAAAACGCGCCAGCACCGGCGCCAAGGTTTCTCGGAACATCTGTTCGAACAGGCCCAGCTTGCTGCCGAAGTAATAACGGATAAGGGCGGCGTCCACCCCCGCTTCCCGGGCCAACTGGCGGGTAGACACCTTGGCGAAGGATTGATGGCTAAAGCAATGCAAGGCGGCGGCAATGAGCCTGGCCCTGGCGTCAGAGTCCCCTTTGGGGCGGCCTGCAGCGACGGACACGGCGTACTCCTACAAATTCATCACATGATGAGTATGGTAGAAAGCAATGCCTTAGCTCGGCCAGGTGAAAAATTCCGCGTTTTCGCGGCGGTGGAGAAAAGGGGCAAAGAAAAAGCCGGCGGTGTGCCGGCTGTTGAGGTTATTCAAGGCCTAGGTTGAGGTCCTTGACGATATAGAGGGTGTTACCGTCGATGCGGGACTGGGCCTGGTCCAGGTATTTTTGCTCAAGGGCGCCGGCGGCGTCGGCCCAGAGGGCGAAGTCGTCGTCGTTCAGCACGCCGATACGGCTGTTGTCGATGACCCAGAGCCCTTCCATCTTGTCGTGGGGATAAGCCACCTCTGCCACCATGTCCACCAACAAGGTCTTGGCCACCGGCACTATGCCGGCATTGGCCAGGAGGTTCCAACCGGCGCTGCTGTCGTTGCCGGCCAGGTTGTCTTTGACCAGTTGCTCCAGGGTTTGGCCGCCAAGGGTCAGGCCCAGGGCGGGGTCTTGCAGCCGGTCTTGGGTGTTTTCGAGGCTTTCAAGGTTGGTAGCGCCACTGATGTCGATGGCGTAGATGTGCTTCATGGCGCCGGGGTTGTCCTTTAAGAAGGCGCCGTCCCGCTCAATCACCAAAAAGCGGCTGGCACTCAAGGCCTTGATGGCGCTGTTGGAATTTTGCAGTTTCTCCTGGCGATATAGGTATTGGCCAGTGGCACCGGTGTCGAGGTTGATGGTGACGATGCGGGTGAGATCGGTGCGGGTTTTGCCGGGGTTATCTAGGCTCGATTGCATGATCCCCACCAGGGTTTTCTGGTCCGGGGTGACGGTCAGCCCTTCCATGCCCCTGTTGGCCCAGCGGTGGGCAAACTCGGCGGGCAAATTGACGTCGTTGCGGCTGTCGGCACTGAAGGGGTTGATGCGGCCGATTTCCTTGCCGCTGGCATCAAAGTGCACCAGGTGCGGGCCGTATTCGTCGCTGACCCAGAAGCTGCCGTCCTTCATGGCCACCAGGCCTTCGGCGTCCAGGCCGTAGTCGTCGGTGCGGGTGGGGTTGGTGCTGGCGTCATAAGGCTGGGCTGGGTCGACCAGTATGGGGTTGCCGTCGGTGTCGTAGGGGATCTCATTGGTGCCCCCCAGTGCAGCGCTGTTGGGCAGGCCGCTGATGGGATTACCGGCGCGGTCTTTTAGCAGCAGGGTGCTTACCTGGCGCACCGTGCCTGAGGGCTGGATCTCAAAAAGGCCGATGCGCGGCGTGTAGTCCGGGGT
Coding sequences within it:
- a CDS encoding ABC transporter permease, coding for MWLRIGAILIKELKQLARDRLTFGMIVMIPLVQLMLFGYAINTDVRHLPAGLVDMSQTSYSRALVQAVEATQVVDFDKRYYSATEAEAALTRGDIKAVLYLPADFGQRLLQYQQQSTAFSRPLGQWLVDGSDTLVASAIKALRQMPLEEVTGQAATRPAPSLELVQYFNPEQRTVVNIVPGLLGVILTMTMVLFTSAAIVREREQGNMEFLITTPVRPLELMLGKIAPYILVGFIQVAIILGTGHWLFGVPVRGGLDSLALASLLFIFASLTLGLVISTLAKTQLQAMQMTVFVLLPSILLSGFMFPYEAMPKAAQWIAEGLPATHYMRMVRAVVLRDAEVSQLHGDALWLLGFTALGLMVATLKFRKRLD
- a CDS encoding ABC transporter ATP-binding protein, producing the protein MTDLAIHTQGMTRRFGSLVAVDQLDLAIPKGSIYGFLGPNGCGKSTSIRMLTGLLRPSSGQIQVLGQPLAGNEEPLRRRMGYMTQKFSLYDNLSVDENLAFVARIYGLAGQRAKRRIDELLGLYELAGQRRQMAGSMSGGQKQRLALAAVTLHSPELLFLDEPTSAVDPQNRREFWERLFDLCAQGTTILVSTHYMDEAERCHGLAIMEKGQKKADGAPGQLMAAMGARVVEVAGEGLRQLKQQLQELPQVLSAAQIGSRLRVLVSQDIGDPLAWLKPRVGQRTLAEVRPSLEDVFVTSTGGRHVA
- a CDS encoding HlyD family secretion protein, with the translated sequence MKAMLSVLLLALAGCSQEPDAIYGTVERDRLTLVAPAAELVAEVAVAEGDRVQPGQVLLRLDDTAAKARRDAAQARLAQSQAALAELVKGPRQENIDEAKARVAGAQASLLQAERQWQRTRRLVADKVLTAQDLDSATAARDGARASLDSAQQQLLALNNGTRAEQLAQGQAQVAAASAELAQAEKALADLTLVAAQAALVDVLPWRKGDRVNAGSQLVSLLALARPYVRAYLPASKLSKLQAGSQVKLRIDGSEGLLDGTVRRIRGEPAFTPYYALNERDRSRLMYLTDIDLGPQGADLATGLSLEVVLP
- a CDS encoding TetR/AcrR family transcriptional regulator, which codes for MSVAAGRPKGDSDARARLIAAALHCFSHQSFAKVSTRQLAREAGVDAALIRYYFGSKLGLFEQMFRETLAPVLARFRQQPKPQFPLDLASLMQTYYSIMVPNPGLPRLVLRVLQEEEGTALHQVVMGLFGEIMQLSRQWLTQALMASGRLRPDVEPQLAQFSFASLMVFPLIAPTPLVRLFGVDLNPQGLTDLIAHNVQVMEKGLLLPQERAG
- a CDS encoding esterase-like activity of phytase family protein; protein product: MKRTFTLVALATLAALAGCSDDGDNGSNGLNSLVNQTPLAAGNDQCWLGGVQIDSGLDSNGNGALEPGEVTSTSYVCNPDNFATSGVALPYSVMRNDLANAARPGSTLELRNGGYGSDMDADPANPLRFYALTDRGPNTSFTGSLGAGKIFPTPDYTPRIGLFEIQPSGTVRQVSTLLLKDRAGNPISGLPNSAALGGTNEIPYDTDGNPILVDPAQPYDASTNPTRTDDYGLDAEGLVAMKDGSFWVSDEYGPHLVHFDASGKEIGRINPFSADSRNDVNLPAEFAHRWANRGMEGLTVTPDQKTLVGIMQSSLDNPGKTRTDLTRIVTINLDTGATGQYLYRQEKLQNSNSAIKALSASRFLVIERDGAFLKDNPGAMKHIYAIDISGATNLESLENTQDRLQDPALGLTLGGQTLEQLVKDNLAGNDSSAGWNLLANAGIVPVAKTLLVDMVAEVAYPHDKMEGLWVIDNSRIGVLNDDDFALWADAAGALEQKYLDQAQSRIDGNTLYIVKDLNLGLE